TTGTGGATACTGGGTGCGACGGCGGGCGGTACGGCGCTCGCGTATTTGTTCAAGCTCGCTGCGGGCGATACGCCCGCGCTGGTCTACACAGCTGCGCCTGCCGCACTGGCGGGCGCAGCCATCGCCTGGTTTGCCGCGCGCCGCGACAGCGATGATGGTGGCGTGCGCCAGTTCGCCCACACCGTGGGCGAGGAAATCGACGCCATCATGATCGGCGCGGCAGAAACCTCGTATTTCGTCGATTCGGTGAAAAAGAAGATTGAACTCGACGTCGGCACCGCAGGCGGCATCGCCCACAGCTCGGCGCAAAATGCCGCCACCACCGAGCGCATCGCCGCCAATGCCGAACGCGCCGCAAAAATTGCCACCCAGGTGCGCGGCGAAACCGTCACCGGCCGTGCCGAGGCCGATACCGGCCTGCAACGGATCCGCACCGCGCGCCACGACGCCCAGGCGGCGGCAGCCGTGATGACCGACCTGCAAACCAACTCCCGCAAGATTTACGGCTTCACCGAGGCGATCAGCGAAATCTCGGCCCGCACCAACCTGCTGGCACTGAATGCCGCCATCGAGGCCGCGCGTGCCGGCGAACAGGGCCGTGGCTTTGCCGTGGTGGCCAGCGAGGTACGCCAGCTGGCGCTGCGCACCAAGGAAGCCACCGACGAGATCAGCATCATGGTGCGCGAGATCAACCAGCAAGCCGAACGCGCCGCCACCGGCATGAACGCGCTGGCCACCAAGGTCAGCGAGGCGGCCGGCAACGTGGAAACCGTGCACGGGCTGCTGGGCAATATCGAACGCTCGTCGGGCGTGTCGGAAACGGAAATCGGCGAAATCGCCCGGTCGTCGCGCGAGCACGTGGCCATCGCCGACGAGATCGCTGCCGCGATTGCCAGCATCCGCGACAGCCTGCTCTCGACCGAGAAAGAACTGCCGCGTGCGGCCAGCTCGGCCATGGCCCTGGCCGAACGGGCCGAACTGATCACCGGCGCCCTGGGCGAGTCGGCCATCGAAACCTCGCACGACGCCATCCGCACGGCCGCGCAAACTGCCGCCCGCGAGGTGGGCAAGATTTTTGAAGCGGCCATCAAGTCGGGCAAGATCACGCGCGAGGCGCTGTTCGACCGCACCTATACGGCCATTCCCGATACCGACCCGCCCAAGCACAAGACCCGCTTTGACGATTTTACCGACCGGGTATTGCCGGCCTTGCAGGAAGCGTTGCTGGCGGCCATGCCGCAACTGGCCTACGCGGGCGCGGTCGATAACAATGGCTATTTTCCCACTCACAACAAGAAGTTTTCGCAGCCGCTGACGGGGAATTACGACGTCGATATCGTCAACAACCGCACCAAGCGCATCTTCAGCGACCGCACCGGCAAACGATGTGGTTCGAACACCAAGCCGTTTTTATTGCAGACGTATAAGCGCGATACGGGGGAAGTGATGCACGACCTGTCGGCGCCGATTTACGTCGATGGCAAGCATTGGGGCGGGTTCCGGATCGGCTACCGATCGAGCGTATAAAAAAATGGACCGCAATTGCGGTCCGATTTTTTTTAAGCAGCGTCTTTTTTGGCAGCGGTGGCAGCTCTTGCCGCCCCCTGGTTCATGCCCTCCAGGTGCAACCTCAGCCACTTGTGCGCCGGGCTGCGCGCATCGCGTTCGTGCCACAGCATGTCGAGGTGGACCGCCGGCAGCTGGAACGGCAATTCTTTCCAGATCAGCGCATCGGTCATGCCGGTGGACGCGATCAGGTGGCGCGGCAACACGGTAATCAGGTCCGAGTTGGCCACCACGCGGCCGGCCGTGAAGAATTGGTTGACCGTCAGCAAAATGCGGCGTTCGCGCTGCAACTGCGCCAGCGCTTCATCGACCAGGCCGTGGGCGCGGCCCGAGAAACTCACCAGCAGGTGATTGGCCTTGCAGTAGTTGTCGAGATTGAGCTCGACCTTGGCCAGCGGATGCTCGCGCCGCATCACGCACACGTACTGGCCCGAATACAGGCGCTCGTGGCGGATCGGCGAGCCGGTCTCGTAGGACAATTGCGCCGCCACGCCGGGGAAGAAGCCGACCGCCAGGTCGATATCGCCGCGCAGCAGCATCGGCCGTGGTTCGCGCGTGGTCAGCGGCATCATGCGCACGTTGACACCGGGCGCTTCGCGCTCGATCGAACGCATCAGCGACGGCAGCCACATGGCGGCGGTGGCGTCGGCCATGGCCAGGCGGAAGGTCGCGTGGGCGGCGGACACATCGAAGGTCTCGGGCGCCACGGCCGCTTCCAGGCTGGCCAGCGCGCTGCGCACGGACGGCCACAGCGCTTCGGCGCGCGGCGTGGGTTTCACGCCGTAGGCCGTGCGGATCAGGAGCTCGTCGCCGAGGCTCTCGCGCAGGCGCTTGATGGCATTCGATACCGCAGGTTGGGTCATGGCCAGGTGGCCGGCCGCGCGTGTCAGATTTTGCTCTGTCATCACGGCGTCAAAGACGCGTAACAAATTCAAGTCCAGCGTCAGAAAGCTCATGTTGGCTCGGATATAGGAGGTGGAAAGGGGGAGATGGCGTACAGTCATCATACGCCAATCCATTCACCAATCGCATAATTGTTATCGGAGAACTAAATTGGCAGCTTATGTTGCGCTGCACTATATTGAGCCTGATTCTAAATGTCCGGCCCCATCATGTCCACTCTCATCGCAGTTCTGCAAGGCTTGTCGCTGATCGCCGTGATCCAGCTGGCGCTGGGGATCGGTGTGTTTGCGCTGCTGGCGCTGCTATTCAAACCGCTGCTGACCGGCTGCGTGCGCGCTGCCGCGCTGGCCGTCAAACTGCATTTCGCGCCAAAGCGCGCCGAACTTTAAGCTTTCGGCGCCTGCAGCGCTTCAAACTTCGCCCGCAACTGCTCTTCCGTCTCACGCCACTCGGGGTTGAACGGAATGCAGCTGACCGGGCACACCTGCTGGCACTGGGGCTCGTTGAAGTGGCCCACGCACTCGGTGCATTTGTCGGGATTGATTTCGTAAATTTCCGGACCCATGTAGATCGCGTCGTTCGGGCACTCGGGCTCGCACACGTCGCAATTGATACAGTCGTCGGTAATCATTAAGGCCATGACAGAACTTCTTTCTTAGTCGGTCTTGGTAGCGGCAATTTTCTTTTGCAGCCAGCGGTCAACCGAGGGGAACACAAACTTGGAGACGTCGCCGCCGAGCACCGCGATCTCGCGCACGATGGTGCCGGAGATAAACTGGTACTGGTCGGACGGCGTCAGGAACAGGGTTTCGACGTCGGGCAGCAGGTAGCGGTTCATGCCCGCCATCTGGAATTCGTATTCGAAGTCAGACACGGCGCGCAGGCCGCGCACGATCACGCGGGCGTCGTGCGCACGCACAAAATCTTTCAACAGGCCGGAAAAACTCTCGACCTTGACGTTGGGGTAATGCCCCAGCACCTCGTTGGCAATGGCCAGGCGTTCGTCCAGTGAAAAGAACGGTTTCTTGTTCTTGCTGTCCGCCACGCCAACCACCAGCGTGTCGAACAGACCCGAGGCGCGGCGCACCAGGTCTTCGTGGCCACGGGTCAGCGGATCGAACGTTCCCGGATAAACAGCTACTACCATTGTGTCTCCCTGCACTGCACCATTATAGAACGTGCATTATGCCCCAAAACCGCGAGTGCCTTAAAATTTAGCAGTCACTGCAGGGCAACTTCGGGTCAACTCCGGGCAACTACGCCACAGCCGGCCTGGCTTGCAGCAAGTGGTAAAACACCATGCCCGCCTTGTCGGCGCGGATCACTTCCCAGCCCGCCATCCAGTCCGGCGTGTCGCCGTCGGGCCAGGCCAGCGCCGCGCCCGATTCCGCGTACACCAGGCCGCCCTCCTTGAGCAGGCGCACGCACAGCGGCAGGTTGCGCTCGAGAAATTCCTGCTGGTATGGCGGGTCGAGGAAGATCAGGTCGTATTTCTGGCCACGGGCGGCGGCCGCTTGCGCCACCACCAGCGCGTCGCCGCGCAGGATCTGCACATTGTCCGCCTTCAGTTTGGCCTTGATGTCTTCGAGCTGGCGCACGACTGGCGTGGCCATGTCCACCATGGTCACCGATTGCGCGCCACGGCTGGCCGCTTCAAAGCCGAGCGCGCCGCTGCCGGCATACAGGTCGAGCACCTGGGCGTCGGCCCAGTTGGCGTCGCGCTGGTGGTTGATCCAGTTAAAGACCGTTTCGCGCACGCGGTCGGGGGTGGGGCGCAGGCCTTGCGCGGCCAGGACCGGCAGCGGGGTGCGCTTCCACAGCCCGCCGATGATGCGCACCTGGTTGCTGTGCTGGGGACCGTGGACCGGGACTTTGGCTGCTTTTGCTGGCGATTTGACGGGCTTTTTTGGCATGTGGCGCTGTTCTAAGTCTTTGATTCAACAGGCCACACTATATCACGCAGCCTATTTGGCCAGGCTCTGGAAGTCGCCGATCCAGCCCTGCATGCGCTGCTGGGCGTGGGCTTTTTGCTGCGGCGTGGCGATGCGGATCGCGGTCAGGATCAGCTCGGCCGTGCCTTTTTCGGAGGCGTCGAAGAATGCCTTGTGCTCGGAATTGTCGAGGCGGTTGAAGCTGTCTTTCACCAATGTATCGATCAGGGCCATGGTGGATTCCTTGCTCAGCTTGTCCTTCTGCACCTTGCGCACCAGGGTGAGAATGGCGCCCTGGCGGCGCTGGCGTTCGGCCAGCCACAATTCGTTGTCGAGCGGACGGGCGTCCGATGCCTTGCGCAGCTGCACTTCCTGTTCGGTAGTGAACTTGCCGAACCACAGCTCGAACTGCTCCATCGATTTTTTGTAACGGAATTTCTGCTGGGCTTCGCGGTCGCCCTTCATGTTCTTCTTGCGGAAATCATCGAGGTTGGACGCGAATTTCTTTTCCAGCTTGTCGATCTGGTCCGGTTGCAGCGAACGCGCCAGCTCGGCCAGTTCCGGCTTGGCTTGCAACAGCAGGCGCTGGGTGCGCTTCTTGATTTCATCGAAGTCGCCCAGCAGGTCGGCCGTGGTGGGATTGCCCGCCAGCTGGCGCTGGCCCGTTTGCAGGATCTGGATGTAGTCCTCGAGCTGGGTCTTACGGTGCCACTGGAACAGCTTGTCGATATCCTTCTTGACCCAGTCCTTCTGGTCCGAGTTCAGATCGACGTAGCCGTCGAGCCACCAGTACAGCAAGGTGTCGCCATTGTTGTAGGCCAGGCGCAGCGAACTGCACGCGGCCAGCAGGCCGATGAGGGTGATCAGGAAAAGGCGGCGCAGCGTCTGGCTGGCGCTGGAGGGCATGTTAGACTTTTGCATTAACTTACTCTCTCTAAGTGATACTTATGAACGTTGTGATCCTGGCTGCCGGTATGGGCAAGCGCATGCAGTCGGCGATGCCGAAAGTGTTGCATCCCCTGGCGGGAAAACCGCTGCTCGCGCATGTGCTTGATACGGCGCGCAGCCTGTCTGCCAATAGAGTATGCGTGATTTACGGACATGGCGGCGCAGCCGTGCTGGAGCTCCTCAGCAAGCAGCCGCAAGCGATTGCCACCGCCCAACAGGAACAGCAGCTGGGCACCGGTCACGCCGTCATGCAGGCCTTGCCCGAGCTCGACGACAACGCCCCTACCCTGATCCTGTACGGCGACGTGCCGCTGACCACCGCCGCCTCGCTGCAGGCACTGATCGACGCTGCCGGCACCGACAAGCTGGGCATCCTGACCGTGGTGCAGGACCACCCGACCGGCCTGGGCCGTATCGTGCGCGAGAACGGTCACATTACCCGCATCGTCGAGCAAAAGGACGCCAACGAGGCTGAACGCGCGATCAAGGAAATCAACAGCGGCATCCTGGTCGTGCCCACGGTGCAACTGAAAAAATGGCTGGGCCAGCTGAAAAACGAGAATGCCCAGGGCGAGTACTACCTGACCGACATCGTCGCCATGGCCGTGGCCGATGGCGTGCCGGTGGTGTCGGCCCAGCCGTCGGCGCAGTGGGAAGTCGCTGGCGTGAACAGCAAGGTGCAACTGGCTGAACTTGAACGCATCCACCAGCGCAATATCGCCAACCGCCTGCTGGAGCAAGGCGTCACCGTGCTCGACCCGCAGCGCATCGACGTGCGCGGCGAACTGGTGTGCGGGCGCGATGTGACCATCGACGTCGGCTGCGTGTTCGAGGGCAAGGTCGAACTTGGCGATGGCGTGCACATCGGCGCCCACAACGTGATCGTCAACAGCCGCATCCTGGCCGGTGCGAAGATCAAGCCGTTCTGCCATATCGAGGAAGCAATAGTCGGCGAAGTCTCGCTCATCGGGCCGTACGCGCGCCTGCGCCCGGGCACGGTGCTGGCCGAAGATGTCCACGTCGGCAACTTCGTGGAAATCAAGAACGGCCAGGTGGCCGCCCACAGCAAGGCCAACCACCTGGCGTATATCGGCGACGCCACCATCGGTTCGCGCGTCAACATCGGCGCTGGCGTGATTACCTGCAACTACGACGGCGCCAACAAGTTCCGCACCGTGATCGAGGATGATGCATTCGTCGGCAGCGACAGCCAGCTGATCGCTCCTGTGACCGTGGGCCAGGGCGCGACCATTGGCGCCGGCACGACACTCACTAAGGATGCTCCGGCCGGCAAGCTGACCGTCTCGCGCGCGCGCCAGGTCACCATCGAGAACTGGACCCGTCCGGTGAAGATCAAGAAGTAACTCCCCCTTGCGCGCCTGGCTCCAGGCGCGCTTCTTTCTTGTGGATAAAGCTGTGAGCAGCTGGTGTGCAAGCAGTGCACAGCCAGTGGATATCTGCACGCTTTTCTTCCATGGGGCACAAACGGTATTCGTCGTGCCGACTCCCCTCCGGATTTTGGGTGACTTCCGGTATTTGTGCATAACCCTGTGCGCAACCATCGGAACAACCATTGGATAAGCGCGGGACAACCGGGAATAACTGGCTTCCCTGGTTTTTTGCCTGAAAACGAGGTGTGCACAACTTTGTGGAAAAGCCCGGTACAGGCCGTGCACAAGCACTGGATAACTCTAAAAAATTGTTGTTTCACCATGGTGTCGATGTTAGAATAAGAATCATTCTCATCGATTGTCACAATACTCCGCCGGCACCCCTGCCGGCTGCGCAGCAAGCCCCCCTTCCCGTTCGCGGAAGTCGCCAGCTACCCCTATAAACCCAGCGCCAGGCTCCAGCCGAGCCAGGCCCGCGCACGCCTGTGCCCAACCGCAAGGAAGTTTTATGCAAGCAGCTTTACGCCCCGCCTCTTTCCGCCCCACCGCGCTCCACCTGGCAGTCCTGATGGTCGTGACCGCAGCAGCGCAACCAGCGCTGGCCCAGTCCGCCGATAAAACCGCCGATCCTGTGCAGCTGAACCAGGTCACCGTCAAGAGCGACACGCTTGGCAGCATGACCGACGGCTCCGGTTCCTACACCACCGGCGCCATGCGCACGGCCACCCGCATGGACATGTCGATCCGCGATACGCCGCAGTCGGTCAGCGTGGTCACGCGCGAGATGATCGACGACCTGGGCGCGGTGCGCCTTGACGAGGTGCTGACCCAGACGCCAGGCGTGACGGTCGGCCAGCAAGACAGCGAACGCACGAGCTTTTATGCGCGCGGCTTTTCCATCACCAATATCCAGGTCGATGGCATGGCCATGGGCGGCAATGCGCCGCTGCAGGACACCATTCTTTACGACCGCGTCGAGGTGGTGCGCGGCGCCAGCGGCCTGATGGGCGGCACCGGCGACCCGTCGGCCACCATCAACCTGGTGCGCAAGCGCCCGGGCCGCGCGCTGCAAGCCAGTGCCAGGGCGGTATTCGGACGCTGGGACGACCGCCGCGCCGAAATCGATGTGAGCGCACCGCTGAGCGCCGACGGCAGCGTGCGCGGCCGCACCGCCATGGCCTACCAGGATCGCGATTCGTATTACGACATGTACCACGAGCGCAAGACCGTCGGCATGGCCATCGTCGAAGCGGACCTTGGCGCATCGACCTTGCTGACTGCCGGCCTTACCTTCCAGCACAACAATCCCACCGGCGCCACCTGGGGCGCCGTGCCCTACTGGAATGCCGATGGCAGCCTGGCCCGGCTGCGGCGCAATTTTTCGCTGTCCACGCCGTGGAGCACCTGGCGCAACCGCGAACACAGCGCCTTTACCTCGCTCGAACACCGCTTCGACAACGGCTGGAAAGTGCACCTCGGCTATACCCGCACCGACAGCCGCAACAACACCACCGTCGCTTACGGCGGCGCCGGCTACCCCGATCCGGCCACCGGCACCGGCATGCGCCTGTGGACCGGCGTATGGGGGGAAGGCAAGAACATCGACGACAACCTCGACCTGTACGCCACCGGCCCGTTCAGCCTGCTCGGCCGGCGCCACGTGCTGATCGCCGGCTGGAACGGTTCGCGGTCGGTCAGCCACAGCCAGGGCGGCGAGGCTACGATTGCGTATCAGCCCCAGATTCCCGACTACCGCACCTGGACCGGTAACATCCCCATGCCCACCTTTACACCGGACGGCTCGCACACCGAAACCGAGGTGCGCCAGGGCGGCGCCTACCTGGCCGGACGCTTCAGCGTGGCCGATACGCTCACGCTGGTACTGGGCGGCCGCCTGAGCAACTACCGCACCGAGGAAGGCGCCTGGGACACCTCGGGCCGGCTGATCGGCTACGACAACCTGCGCAAGACGAAAAATGAGTTCACGCCGTACGTGGGCGCGGTGCTCGATTTGACCGACGATATCTCGGCCTATGCCAGCTACACCTCG
This is a stretch of genomic DNA from Duganella zoogloeoides. It encodes these proteins:
- the glmU gene encoding bifunctional UDP-N-acetylglucosamine diphosphorylase/glucosamine-1-phosphate N-acetyltransferase GlmU, with the protein product MNVVILAAGMGKRMQSAMPKVLHPLAGKPLLAHVLDTARSLSANRVCVIYGHGGAAVLELLSKQPQAIATAQQEQQLGTGHAVMQALPELDDNAPTLILYGDVPLTTAASLQALIDAAGTDKLGILTVVQDHPTGLGRIVRENGHITRIVEQKDANEAERAIKEINSGILVVPTVQLKKWLGQLKNENAQGEYYLTDIVAMAVADGVPVVSAQPSAQWEVAGVNSKVQLAELERIHQRNIANRLLEQGVTVLDPQRIDVRGELVCGRDVTIDVGCVFEGKVELGDGVHIGAHNVIVNSRILAGAKIKPFCHIEEAIVGEVSLIGPYARLRPGTVLAEDVHVGNFVEIKNGQVAAHSKANHLAYIGDATIGSRVNIGAGVITCNYDGANKFRTVIEDDAFVGSDSQLIAPVTVGQGATIGAGTTLTKDAPAGKLTVSRARQVTIENWTRPVKIKK
- a CDS encoding YfhL family 4Fe-4S dicluster ferredoxin — its product is MALMITDDCINCDVCEPECPNDAIYMGPEIYEINPDKCTECVGHFNEPQCQQVCPVSCIPFNPEWRETEEQLRAKFEALQAPKA
- a CDS encoding LysR family transcriptional regulator, giving the protein MSFLTLDLNLLRVFDAVMTEQNLTRAAGHLAMTQPAVSNAIKRLRESLGDELLIRTAYGVKPTPRAEALWPSVRSALASLEAAVAPETFDVSAAHATFRLAMADATAAMWLPSLMRSIEREAPGVNVRMMPLTTREPRPMLLRGDIDLAVGFFPGVAAQLSYETGSPIRHERLYSGQYVCVMRREHPLAKVELNLDNYCKANHLLVSFSGRAHGLVDEALAQLQRERRILLTVNQFFTAGRVVANSDLITVLPRHLIASTGMTDALIWKELPFQLPAVHLDMLWHERDARSPAHKWLRLHLEGMNQGAARAATAAKKDAA
- the rsmD gene encoding 16S rRNA (guanine(966)-N(2))-methyltransferase RsmD, with the translated sequence MPKKPVKSPAKAAKVPVHGPQHSNQVRIIGGLWKRTPLPVLAAQGLRPTPDRVRETVFNWINHQRDANWADAQVLDLYAGSGALGFEAASRGAQSVTMVDMATPVVRQLEDIKAKLKADNVQILRGDALVVAQAAAARGQKYDLIFLDPPYQQEFLERNLPLCVRLLKEGGLVYAESGAALAWPDGDTPDWMAGWEVIRADKAGMVFYHLLQARPAVA
- a CDS encoding methyl-accepting chemotaxis protein, whose protein sequence is MSHLQHKLVQRGLWILGATAGGTALAYLFKLAAGDTPALVYTAAPAALAGAAIAWFAARRDSDDGGVRQFAHTVGEEIDAIMIGAAETSYFVDSVKKKIELDVGTAGGIAHSSAQNAATTERIAANAERAAKIATQVRGETVTGRAEADTGLQRIRTARHDAQAAAAVMTDLQTNSRKIYGFTEAISEISARTNLLALNAAIEAARAGEQGRGFAVVASEVRQLALRTKEATDEISIMVREINQQAERAATGMNALATKVSEAAGNVETVHGLLGNIERSSGVSETEIGEIARSSREHVAIADEIAAAIASIRDSLLSTEKELPRAASSAMALAERAELITGALGESAIETSHDAIRTAAQTAAREVGKIFEAAIKSGKITREALFDRTYTAIPDTDPPKHKTRFDDFTDRVLPALQEALLAAMPQLAYAGAVDNNGYFPTHNKKFSQPLTGNYDVDIVNNRTKRIFSDRTGKRCGSNTKPFLLQTYKRDTGEVMHDLSAPIYVDGKHWGGFRIGYRSSV
- a CDS encoding DUF6279 family lipoprotein — encoded protein: MQKSNMPSSASQTLRRLFLITLIGLLAACSSLRLAYNNGDTLLYWWLDGYVDLNSDQKDWVKKDIDKLFQWHRKTQLEDYIQILQTGQRQLAGNPTTADLLGDFDEIKKRTQRLLLQAKPELAELARSLQPDQIDKLEKKFASNLDDFRKKNMKGDREAQQKFRYKKSMEQFELWFGKFTTEQEVQLRKASDARPLDNELWLAERQRRQGAILTLVRKVQKDKLSKESTMALIDTLVKDSFNRLDNSEHKAFFDASEKGTAELILTAIRIATPQQKAHAQQRMQGWIGDFQSLAK
- a CDS encoding TonB-dependent siderophore receptor, producing the protein MQAALRPASFRPTALHLAVLMVVTAAAQPALAQSADKTADPVQLNQVTVKSDTLGSMTDGSGSYTTGAMRTATRMDMSIRDTPQSVSVVTREMIDDLGAVRLDEVLTQTPGVTVGQQDSERTSFYARGFSITNIQVDGMAMGGNAPLQDTILYDRVEVVRGASGLMGGTGDPSATINLVRKRPGRALQASARAVFGRWDDRRAEIDVSAPLSADGSVRGRTAMAYQDRDSYYDMYHERKTVGMAIVEADLGASTLLTAGLTFQHNNPTGATWGAVPYWNADGSLARLRRNFSLSTPWSTWRNREHSAFTSLEHRFDNGWKVHLGYTRTDSRNNTTVAYGGAGYPDPATGTGMRLWTGVWGEGKNIDDNLDLYATGPFSLLGRRHVLIAGWNGSRSVSHSQGGEATIAYQPQIPDYRTWTGNIPMPTFTPDGSHTETEVRQGGAYLAGRFSVADTLTLVLGGRLSNYRTEEGAWDTSGRLIGYDNLRKTKNEFTPYVGAVLDLTDDISAYASYTSLFSPQSARDRNNALLDPETGTNSELGVKGEFFDKRLNASAAVFRTLKKNLAVLDPTVPPGFKLPNGNSAYVANGDGITARGIEFEVAGQVNRSWNVSAGYTFLRVKDVDGERAEPNQPRHLLRLSTAYRLDDVLKGLKVGGGVTAQSGTYGVTWYGQPGTGDRNARISQGGYALINAMASYEINRQLGVQLNVSNLADRKYYRNVGFYDSVFWGEPRNVRLALTARF
- the coaD gene encoding pantetheine-phosphate adenylyltransferase — encoded protein: MVVAVYPGTFDPLTRGHEDLVRRASGLFDTLVVGVADSKNKKPFFSLDERLAIANEVLGHYPNVKVESFSGLLKDFVRAHDARVIVRGLRAVSDFEYEFQMAGMNRYLLPDVETLFLTPSDQYQFISGTIVREIAVLGGDVSKFVFPSVDRWLQKKIAATKTD